A genomic segment from Segniliparus rotundus DSM 44985 encodes:
- a CDS encoding DUF3024 domain-containing protein, translating into MDRFPIAGLRYIKTTKLWELYWRDRNMRFRRYEPLSSSHQIETFLDWIGTSGDPLFWN; encoded by the coding sequence GTGGACCGGTTTCCGATAGCCGGGCTCCGCTACATCAAGACGACGAAGCTGTGGGAGTTGTACTGGCGGGACCGCAACATGCGCTTCCGCCGCTACGAACCGCTATCATCCAGCCACCAGATCGAAACCTTCCTCGATTGGATCGGCACCAGCGGCGACCCTCTCTTCTGGAACTGA
- a CDS encoding tyrosine-type recombinase/integrase, with product MMSGLLKGALTVGMMAVKSRSVTEIDGLDWKTPKTQERRTGPFPASMSTDLAALMEGKKRPDLVFANSSGDVLRASNWRTRVFKVAVQACRAVDEEFPTITPRDLRHTAASLAVSAGANVKSVQRVLGHTKASMTLGVYSDLFDTGLDLVVDNLDTAILAAAGFRTWLENEETPSDQSLA from the coding sequence ATGATGTCGGGATTGTTGAAAGGGGCGCTCACGGTCGGGATGATGGCTGTGAAATCCCGCAGCGTCACTGAGATCGACGGGTTGGACTGGAAGACGCCGAAGACGCAGGAGCGCCGCACGGGGCCGTTCCCCGCGTCTATGAGCACGGATTTGGCGGCGCTCATGGAGGGCAAGAAACGCCCAGACCTGGTGTTCGCCAATTCGAGCGGCGACGTGCTGCGAGCGTCGAATTGGCGAACACGGGTCTTCAAGGTGGCGGTGCAAGCCTGCCGGGCCGTGGACGAGGAGTTCCCGACGATCACGCCCAGAGATTTGCGCCATACCGCCGCGTCCCTCGCGGTGTCAGCCGGGGCGAACGTGAAGTCCGTTCAGCGGGTGCTCGGGCACACCAAGGCCAGCATGACCTTGGGCGTGTACTCGGACCTTTTCGACACCGGCCTGGACCTCGTTGTGGACAATCTTGACACCGCGATTCTGGCTGCTGCGGGATTTCGCACCTGGCTGGAAAACGAGGAAACCCCTTCTGATCAGAGTCTCGCTTGA
- the glpR gene encoding gephyrin-like molybdotransferase receptor GlpR, translating to MSVPNSILSVLLVVVWLFVLVPMVVNRRPKVMTVSQAALNTRVLFRGGLDKLKHRVRPGLAAESFEEEEDEEGGGARRPVAEVFADADDAESAESAESPQDNDDYEVADEAEFIEDDVPPRRQREDEPVDDAEVVAVRDRRHAAHDDEDAQAREEAELQQLAHRLGRGGYNPNADASARAHRYAVRQRFVLGLIVSLVAATVLAFAMSPLVWYAVAVIAATLVGYLAYLRRQVRIEEQIRARRMARFARSRGPEHAERAAPRPRAERRGSQRGETAPGESARRAARKARGPRVVAIDEDDPDFVDLPSPHDGVLRRASGQ from the coding sequence GTGTCCGTGCCCAATTCGATCCTCTCGGTACTGCTCGTGGTGGTGTGGCTCTTCGTCCTCGTCCCCATGGTCGTGAACCGCCGCCCGAAAGTGATGACCGTCAGCCAGGCCGCGCTCAACACCCGCGTGCTCTTCCGGGGCGGCCTGGACAAACTCAAACACCGCGTCCGCCCCGGCCTCGCAGCCGAATCCTTCGAAGAAGAAGAGGACGAGGAAGGCGGCGGCGCCCGCCGCCCCGTGGCCGAAGTGTTCGCGGACGCCGACGACGCCGAGAGCGCCGAGAGCGCCGAGAGCCCCCAAGACAACGACGACTACGAGGTCGCCGACGAAGCCGAGTTCATCGAGGACGACGTCCCGCCCCGCCGCCAGCGCGAAGACGAGCCCGTGGACGACGCCGAAGTGGTCGCCGTGCGAGACCGGCGCCACGCGGCACACGACGACGAAGACGCGCAAGCCCGTGAGGAAGCAGAGCTGCAGCAGCTCGCGCACCGGCTCGGCCGCGGCGGTTACAACCCGAACGCCGACGCCTCGGCCCGCGCGCACCGTTACGCGGTCCGCCAGCGTTTCGTGCTCGGCCTCATCGTCTCGCTCGTCGCCGCGACGGTCCTCGCGTTCGCGATGAGCCCCCTGGTCTGGTACGCGGTCGCCGTGATCGCCGCGACGCTCGTCGGCTACTTGGCGTACCTGCGCCGCCAAGTCCGCATCGAAGAGCAGATCCGCGCCCGTCGCATGGCCCGGTTCGCGCGCAGTCGCGGCCCCGAGCACGCCGAGCGCGCCGCGCCCCGTCCTCGCGCAGAACGGCGCGGGTCGCAGCGCGGCGAAACGGCGCCGGGCGAATCCGCGCGACGCGCGGCCCGCAAAGCCCGCGGCCCGCGCGTCGTGGCCATCGACGAGGACGACCCCGATTTCGTGGACCTCCCGTCCCCGCATGACGGCGTCCTGCGCCGCGCATCCGGCCAGTGA
- a CDS encoding GNAT family N-acetyltransferase, producing MAKTVANPVLGPVTTPGGEVRLRPIRLTDARSWSQARIADQQHLEPWEPGPGRGWEERHKAQHWLSLWSQLRAHTKKGVVYPLVIEVDRTYAGQLTIGGVQRGALQSAWIGYWVASRVCGGGVATAAAALAVDWCFQTLKLHRVEATTRRENFASKTVLERIGFREEGLIKDYLVVQGMWRDHVLFGLTAPETRGGVVNRLVREGKILGAAPPAGGRARLL from the coding sequence CTGGCGAAAACAGTCGCGAACCCCGTCCTCGGCCCGGTCACAACCCCCGGCGGCGAGGTGCGGCTGCGCCCGATCCGGCTGACCGACGCGCGTTCGTGGAGCCAAGCGAGAATTGCAGACCAACAACACCTCGAACCGTGGGAGCCCGGACCGGGCCGCGGCTGGGAAGAACGCCATAAGGCGCAGCATTGGCTCTCGTTGTGGAGCCAGCTGCGCGCGCACACCAAAAAAGGCGTCGTCTACCCGTTGGTCATCGAGGTGGACCGGACGTACGCGGGACAATTGACCATCGGCGGAGTCCAGCGCGGAGCGCTGCAATCGGCGTGGATCGGGTACTGGGTGGCTTCGCGCGTCTGCGGCGGCGGGGTCGCCACAGCGGCCGCAGCCTTGGCCGTGGACTGGTGTTTCCAAACCCTCAAACTGCACCGGGTCGAAGCCACAACACGCAGAGAGAACTTCGCCAGCAAAACTGTGCTGGAAAGAATCGGCTTCCGGGAGGAAGGACTGATAAAGGACTATCTCGTGGTGCAGGGCATGTGGCGGGACCATGTTCTCTTCGGGCTCACCGCCCCGGAAACCAGAGGGGGGGTCGTGAACCGTCTTGTCCGCGAGGGCAAGATCCTCGGCGCGGCACCCCCAGCAGGCGGGCGCGCGCGGCTACTCTGA
- the glp gene encoding gephyrin-like molybdotransferase Glp, whose translation MRSVAEQLRRVLAAAVAPSPIRVAISEAQGLQCAEDVISGRSFPGFDQAAVDGYAVRGVDVALPEPMDDDPHPDPLFLPVVGDIEAGNKQPARLQPHQAVLLQTGAPLPSLADAVLPIAFTDGGIERIRVDLGVRSGDFVRKAGDDLKAGDVVVRSGTIIGPAQVGLLAAVGRDRVLVHPKPRVSVLSVGAELIDVDRTPGSGQVYDVNSYALAAAARDAGAEAHRVGIVPHDERQIKDIVEGQLGRAEVVIISGPVGGDVGRNVNQALSELGQWEVSRVAMSPGSVQGFGALGEEGVPTFFIPSNPVSALVVFEVIIRPLIRSALGRLSPRRRVLKAVATETLTSVIGRTSYIRGKLMRDDETGEYLVEPLGGVLASNPHLLSQLGEANCLINISEDASGVREGDPVDVIFLGQRG comes from the coding sequence GTGCGATCAGTCGCTGAACAGCTCCGGCGCGTCTTAGCAGCCGCCGTTGCCCCGAGCCCTATCCGTGTGGCGATCTCCGAGGCGCAAGGTTTGCAATGCGCCGAGGACGTCATCTCCGGTCGTTCCTTCCCTGGCTTCGACCAGGCAGCAGTCGACGGCTACGCCGTCCGGGGCGTCGACGTCGCTCTGCCAGAGCCGATGGACGACGACCCGCACCCCGACCCCCTGTTCCTGCCGGTGGTCGGCGACATCGAGGCGGGCAACAAGCAGCCCGCGCGGCTCCAACCGCATCAAGCGGTGCTGCTGCAAACAGGCGCGCCCCTGCCCTCTCTCGCCGACGCGGTCCTGCCGATCGCGTTCACCGACGGCGGCATCGAGCGCATCCGCGTGGACCTCGGCGTGCGCTCCGGCGACTTCGTCCGCAAAGCAGGCGACGACCTCAAAGCAGGCGACGTCGTCGTCCGCTCCGGCACGATCATCGGCCCCGCGCAAGTGGGCTTGCTCGCCGCGGTCGGCCGCGACCGAGTGCTCGTGCACCCCAAACCACGAGTCTCCGTGTTGTCGGTGGGAGCCGAGCTGATCGACGTGGACCGCACACCAGGCAGCGGGCAGGTGTACGACGTGAACTCCTACGCGCTCGCCGCCGCCGCCCGCGACGCCGGAGCCGAAGCGCACCGCGTCGGCATCGTCCCCCATGACGAACGCCAGATCAAAGACATTGTCGAAGGCCAGCTCGGCCGGGCCGAGGTCGTCATCATCTCTGGCCCCGTCGGCGGCGACGTCGGGCGCAACGTCAACCAGGCGCTCTCCGAGCTCGGGCAATGGGAAGTGTCGCGCGTCGCGATGAGCCCCGGCTCGGTGCAAGGCTTCGGGGCGCTCGGCGAAGAAGGCGTCCCCACATTCTTCATCCCGAGCAACCCGGTCAGCGCGCTGGTCGTGTTCGAGGTGATCATCCGCCCGCTGATCCGCTCGGCGCTGGGCAGGCTCTCCCCCCGACGGCGGGTGCTCAAAGCTGTGGCGACAGAAACACTCACGTCAGTGATCGGGCGGACCAGTTACATCCGGGGCAAGCTCATGCGGGACGACGAGACCGGGGAATATCTCGTCGAGCCCCTCGGCGGCGTGCTCGCGAGCAACCCGCACCTGCTCTCCCAGCTCGGCGAGGCGAACTGCCTCATCAACATCTCCGAAGACGCCTCCGGCGTGCGCGAAGGCGACCCCGTGGACGTGATCTTCTTGGGACAACGAGGCTGA
- a CDS encoding UTP--glucose-1-phosphate uridylyltransferase, with protein sequence MAENENSLSTLPRPGMPHTAVVPAAGMGTRFLPVTKSVPKELLPVVDTPGIELVAAEAAQAGAQRLVIVTSEGKDSVVAHFVEDLVLESALEAKGKSAMLEKVRRAPKLIKVESVIQHQPLGLGHAIAQVEPLLHPDDDAIAVLLPDDLVLKSPQQVAQERERDICDQIEIREKVGALNLMAQVRAEHGGSVICAFPVPREEISAYGVFDVVEQEGPVRRVRGLVEKPPAEKAPSNLAVAGRYILERAIFDALREVAPGAGGEIQLTDAIALLIDRGRPVHLVVWDGYRHDLGNPGGYLKASIDFALDREEYGPGLRAWLISRLGLS encoded by the coding sequence ATGGCTGAGAACGAGAATTCCCTCTCCACCCTTCCTCGCCCTGGCATGCCCCACACCGCGGTGGTCCCCGCCGCCGGCATGGGCACCCGCTTCCTCCCCGTGACCAAGTCAGTCCCGAAAGAACTCCTGCCCGTGGTGGACACCCCGGGGATCGAACTCGTGGCCGCCGAGGCCGCCCAGGCCGGGGCGCAGCGCCTGGTCATCGTCACCTCCGAGGGCAAAGACTCCGTTGTCGCCCACTTCGTCGAAGACCTTGTGCTCGAAAGCGCGCTGGAGGCCAAAGGCAAATCGGCCATGTTGGAGAAAGTGCGCCGCGCCCCCAAGCTCATCAAGGTCGAGTCAGTCATCCAACATCAACCGCTCGGGCTCGGCCACGCCATCGCCCAAGTCGAACCCTTGCTGCATCCGGACGACGACGCGATCGCGGTCCTGCTGCCCGACGACCTCGTGCTCAAATCCCCGCAACAAGTGGCGCAGGAGCGCGAGCGGGACATCTGCGACCAGATCGAAATCCGCGAGAAGGTGGGCGCGCTCAATCTCATGGCGCAAGTGCGTGCCGAACACGGCGGCAGCGTCATCTGCGCGTTCCCGGTCCCGCGTGAGGAGATCAGCGCGTACGGCGTCTTCGACGTCGTCGAACAGGAAGGCCCGGTGCGCCGTGTGCGCGGCCTGGTCGAGAAACCGCCCGCCGAGAAGGCCCCGTCGAATCTGGCCGTCGCGGGACGGTACATCTTGGAACGGGCCATCTTCGACGCCCTGCGCGAAGTCGCCCCAGGGGCGGGCGGAGAGATCCAGCTCACCGATGCGATTGCCCTGCTCATCGACCGAGGCCGCCCTGTGCATCTCGTGGTCTGGGACGGCTACCGCCACGACCTCGGCAACCCCGGCGGCTACCTGAAAGCCTCGATCGATTTCGCATTGGACCGAGAAGAGTACGGCCCCGGCCTGCGCGCTTGGTTGATCAGCCGGCTCGGGCTGAGTTAA
- a CDS encoding 5-formyltetrahydrofolate cyclo-ligase — translation MGPQSSAQRKAALRAQTRSARRALSDAQRAARDRAVDAQAARIAERFGPGDVVSSYVPTSLEPGSDRMLAAFADRGASVLVPVVVGVDAALAWRHWPEEGQDAPPGALAEAAVVLVPALAVDRRGVRLGQGGGHYDRSLAEAGPGAMLVAVVDDRELVDELPCEPHDELLGWALTPKGLWRLGG, via the coding sequence ATGGGACCGCAATCCTCCGCGCAACGCAAAGCCGCGCTTCGGGCGCAGACCAGGTCCGCGCGGCGCGCGCTCTCGGACGCGCAGCGGGCAGCGCGGGACCGGGCGGTCGACGCCCAGGCCGCGCGGATCGCCGAGCGGTTCGGCCCCGGCGACGTGGTGAGCTCGTATGTGCCGACCAGTCTCGAGCCGGGGTCCGACCGCATGTTGGCGGCGTTCGCCGACCGGGGGGCGAGCGTGCTCGTCCCTGTTGTCGTCGGCGTGGACGCGGCGCTCGCGTGGCGGCATTGGCCGGAGGAAGGGCAAGACGCGCCACCAGGCGCGTTGGCCGAGGCGGCAGTCGTTCTTGTGCCCGCGCTCGCGGTCGACCGGCGGGGTGTTCGCCTCGGTCAAGGCGGGGGGCATTACGACCGCAGTTTGGCCGAGGCAGGTCCAGGGGCGATGCTCGTCGCGGTCGTGGACGACCGGGAGCTGGTGGACGAGCTGCCGTGCGAGCCGCACGACGAGCTGCTGGGCTGGGCGCTCACCCCGAAGGGGCTGTGGCGCCTGGGCGGCTGA
- a CDS encoding sensor domain-containing protein has protein sequence MFPRSRPRAAPVPARAATGLASRPQRGGADLLALAERASERADTLAKPLEQARLPSFPLLKITRALGVAVTITALASCGDPKEPGARRAQSSQRVAPIAAEAIQSLFEPGHFNASGNIESMYSSASPPECRALVLEVDSPLLMRGQVASASAIAPKPGDKEHAQIVEIAAVYREGFSATDVIAEAAAMREHCEGTPITGSTQGGGNSTFQLIGQPSSGSPNILLWTLSALGKAWFCNNALIAAHNAAVEITSCYPSPAPKMRELAQSALSRIERQARSSR, from the coding sequence ATGTTCCCACGCTCCCGGCCGCGCGCCGCGCCGGTGCCAGCCCGCGCCGCCACCGGCCTCGCCAGCCGCCCCCAGCGCGGCGGCGCGGACCTCCTCGCGCTCGCCGAAAGGGCTTCAGAGCGCGCCGACACGCTCGCGAAGCCGCTGGAGCAAGCCCGTCTGCCATCATTTCCCCTGCTCAAGATCACGCGAGCGCTCGGCGTGGCCGTGACGATCACAGCCCTCGCCTCGTGCGGGGACCCGAAAGAACCCGGTGCCCGGCGGGCGCAATCCTCGCAACGGGTCGCGCCGATCGCCGCCGAAGCGATCCAAAGCCTCTTCGAGCCCGGACACTTCAACGCCAGCGGCAACATCGAGAGCATGTATTCCAGCGCTTCCCCTCCCGAATGCCGCGCCCTGGTGCTCGAAGTGGACTCGCCGCTGCTCATGCGCGGCCAAGTGGCGAGCGCCTCCGCGATCGCGCCGAAGCCCGGGGACAAAGAGCACGCGCAGATCGTCGAGATCGCGGCGGTGTACCGGGAAGGCTTCTCGGCGACCGATGTGATCGCCGAAGCCGCGGCGATGCGCGAGCACTGCGAAGGAACGCCGATCACCGGCTCCACACAAGGGGGCGGCAACAGCACCTTCCAGCTGATCGGGCAGCCGAGCTCTGGCTCCCCCAATATCCTGCTCTGGACTCTCTCCGCGCTCGGAAAAGCATGGTTCTGCAACAACGCCTTGATCGCCGCGCACAACGCCGCCGTGGAAATCACGTCCTGCTACCCCTCGCCCGCGCCGAAAATGCGGGAGCTGGCCCAATCCGCGCTGAGCCGCATCGAGCGCCAAGCCCGATCCTCTCGCTGA
- a CDS encoding 50S ribosomal protein L25/general stress protein Ctc, whose protein sequence is MAETARVEATVRDEFGKGASRRARRDGHVPAVLYGHGIDPKHFNIPAKEFARVLRANGVNAIVSLHAGGEEHLALTKTVVVHPTKSYLQHVDLQVIRRGERIAVDVPVVLTGSAASGSVVQHETTTLSVEAEAMHIPEQIEVSIEGLEIGSKIIASELELPEAVSLTGDPEQMIVQINEARAAQVEQDSAEGSDEAEADSSAEDGGEES, encoded by the coding sequence ATGGCTGAAACCGCCCGCGTTGAAGCGACTGTCCGCGACGAGTTCGGCAAGGGCGCGTCCCGCCGCGCCCGCCGAGACGGCCACGTGCCCGCCGTCCTCTACGGCCACGGCATCGATCCGAAGCACTTCAACATTCCCGCGAAGGAATTCGCCCGCGTTCTGCGCGCCAACGGCGTCAACGCCATCGTGAGCTTGCACGCCGGGGGCGAAGAGCACCTCGCCCTGACCAAGACGGTCGTGGTGCACCCGACCAAGAGCTACTTGCAGCACGTCGACCTCCAGGTCATCCGCCGCGGCGAGCGCATCGCCGTCGACGTGCCCGTCGTGCTGACCGGCTCCGCCGCCTCCGGCTCTGTGGTCCAGCACGAGACCACCACCCTGTCGGTCGAGGCCGAGGCGATGCACATCCCGGAGCAGATCGAGGTCTCCATCGAAGGTTTGGAGATCGGCTCGAAGATCATCGCCAGCGAGCTGGAGCTGCCCGAGGCCGTGTCGCTGACCGGCGACCCCGAGCAGATGATCGTGCAGATCAACGAGGCTCGCGCCGCCCAGGTCGAGCAGGATTCGGCCGAGGGCTCGGACGAAGCCGAGGCCGACTCCTCCGCCGAAGACGGCGGCGAGGAGAGCTGA
- the pth gene encoding aminoacyl-tRNA hydrolase, producing the protein MVIAGLGNPGPKYEKTRHNVGHMVVDLLLARAGGSLRAHKTSGMLAARLSFHGRGVILGKPTAYMNVCGPQIAKLAKYFSVPAADVVAVHDELDIGFGLVRLKRGGGEAGHNGLRSLSSSLGTKEYCRVRVGVGRPPVGTQTADFVLAGFRADERKELPGLLERSADAVEALVREGLEAAQNRVHSA; encoded by the coding sequence ATCGTGATCGCCGGGCTGGGCAACCCCGGCCCCAAATACGAGAAGACCCGCCACAACGTCGGCCACATGGTCGTGGACCTGCTCCTCGCTCGGGCAGGCGGGTCGTTGCGTGCGCACAAAACCTCAGGCATGCTCGCGGCACGGCTGTCCTTCCACGGCCGCGGGGTGATCCTGGGCAAGCCCACGGCGTACATGAACGTCTGCGGCCCGCAGATCGCCAAGCTCGCGAAGTACTTCTCCGTGCCCGCGGCGGATGTCGTCGCTGTGCATGACGAACTCGATATCGGGTTCGGGCTGGTGCGGCTCAAACGCGGCGGCGGGGAGGCCGGGCACAACGGCCTGCGCTCGCTGTCCTCTTCGCTCGGCACCAAGGAGTACTGCCGGGTCCGGGTCGGCGTCGGCCGTCCGCCGGTCGGGACGCAGACGGCGGATTTCGTCCTCGCCGGTTTCCGCGCCGACGAGCGCAAGGAGCTCCCCGGCCTGCTGGAGCGTTCCGCCGACGCGGTGGAGGCATTGGTGCGCGAGGGGCTTGAGGCGGCGCAGAATCGCGTCCATTCGGCATAG
- a CDS encoding rhodanese-like domain-containing protein, with amino-acid sequence MKRTIDEVLGEARSRLARLEPHELPAALRRGAILVDIRPAAQRAREGELPEALVIERNVLEWRCDPASDARLPQAVDHDVEWVLLCSEGYTSSLAAASLQDLGLWRATDVVGGYQAVAADRGARQ; translated from the coding sequence GTGAAACGCACGATCGACGAAGTCCTCGGCGAGGCGCGTTCGCGGCTCGCCCGGCTTGAGCCGCATGAGCTTCCCGCTGCGTTGCGGCGCGGCGCGATCCTGGTGGACATCCGGCCCGCCGCGCAACGGGCTCGCGAGGGCGAACTGCCGGAGGCGTTGGTCATCGAGCGCAATGTGTTGGAGTGGCGTTGCGACCCGGCCAGCGACGCGCGCCTCCCGCAGGCGGTGGACCACGACGTGGAATGGGTGCTCCTCTGTTCCGAGGGGTACACGTCCAGCCTCGCCGCCGCCAGCCTGCAGGACCTGGGCCTGTGGCGGGCCACCGACGTCGTCGGCGGCTATCAGGCTGTCGCGGCCGACCGCGGCGCGCGCCAGTAG
- a CDS encoding cysteine dioxygenase: MSTPSLLTRQRPLPTRLSTADLLRTTADVAEQIKDGAWAHLLPPAGGWPTDDRWCRQLFADDELDVWAISWVPDRTTELHDHGGSLGALTVVDGALAEWRWTGSRLRERRLGAGAQAAFALGWVHDVTWAQPGVSPLVKGAAAPGSTAPALSVHAYSPPLTVMSYYEVTEQQSLRRVRAELTDVPERPKR; encoded by the coding sequence GTGTCCACCCCGTCCCTTTTGACCCGGCAACGCCCGTTGCCCACCCGGCTGAGCACGGCTGATCTGCTGCGCACCACCGCCGATGTGGCCGAACAGATCAAAGACGGGGCCTGGGCGCACCTGTTGCCCCCGGCGGGAGGATGGCCGACCGACGACCGATGGTGCCGGCAACTGTTCGCCGATGACGAACTCGACGTCTGGGCGATCAGCTGGGTCCCGGACCGCACCACGGAGCTGCACGACCACGGCGGGTCCCTGGGAGCGCTCACCGTCGTCGACGGGGCGCTCGCGGAATGGCGTTGGACCGGCAGCAGGCTTCGCGAACGCCGCCTCGGCGCCGGGGCGCAAGCCGCGTTCGCGCTGGGTTGGGTCCACGACGTGACCTGGGCACAGCCGGGGGTGTCGCCCCTGGTGAAGGGCGCCGCAGCGCCCGGTTCCACCGCCCCGGCGCTGTCCGTCCACGCGTACTCGCCGCCGTTGACGGTCATGAGCTACTACGAGGTGACCGAACAGCAGTCGTTGCGCCGCGTTCGCGCAGAGCTCACCGACGTCCCCGAGCGGCCGAAGCGTTGA
- the efeU gene encoding iron uptake transporter permease EfeU: MLFANALIGLREGLEASIIVTILCAFLVKSGLKSHVKWVWTGVAVALGITVTVFLVITYGSSTLSSLGQEFVGGVASLVAVAIVTTMVLWMRTAAASLSGDLKAALAKAVSLGPAAVVLMSGLAVGREGIETALLVFDTTQSNPSSLYGLLVGVAVAVALAIAMYFGALRINLSAFFKVTGVLLVFVAAGVLRYGVNDLQEAGALPGSERLAFDVSGTIDPNTWPAKLVEGMFNIVPNPTLLSAIAWLVYVVVVLAVFLRPVRPQSAAPPAAQAQRGVSADS, from the coding sequence ATGCTCTTCGCCAATGCTCTCATCGGGTTGCGGGAAGGCCTGGAAGCATCGATCATTGTCACGATTCTCTGCGCCTTCCTGGTGAAATCCGGCCTCAAGAGTCATGTGAAATGGGTGTGGACCGGGGTCGCTGTCGCACTTGGGATCACGGTGACTGTTTTCCTCGTCATCACCTATGGCTCCTCGACGCTCTCCAGCCTCGGGCAGGAGTTCGTCGGCGGGGTCGCCTCGTTGGTCGCGGTGGCGATTGTGACCACGATGGTGCTGTGGATGCGCACCGCCGCCGCGTCGCTCTCCGGAGATCTGAAGGCGGCGTTGGCCAAGGCGGTCTCGCTCGGCCCTGCGGCTGTGGTGCTCATGTCCGGGCTCGCGGTCGGGCGCGAGGGGATTGAGACCGCGCTTTTGGTCTTCGACACGACCCAGAGCAACCCCAGCTCGCTCTATGGCCTGCTCGTCGGGGTCGCTGTCGCCGTCGCGCTCGCGATCGCCATGTATTTCGGGGCGCTGAGAATCAATTTGAGCGCGTTCTTCAAAGTCACCGGGGTCCTGTTGGTGTTCGTCGCCGCCGGCGTCTTGCGTTACGGGGTCAATGACCTGCAAGAGGCGGGGGCCCTGCCCGGCTCCGAACGTCTCGCGTTCGATGTTTCGGGGACTATCGACCCCAACACCTGGCCCGCGAAGCTTGTCGAGGGCATGTTCAACATCGTGCCCAATCCGACGCTGCTGTCCGCGATCGCCTGGTTGGTCTATGTCGTCGTGGTGCTGGCGGTGTTCCTGCGGCCGGTGCGGCCCCAATCGGCTGCGCCCCCCGCAGCGCAAGCCCAGCGGGGCGTTTCTGCGGACTCGTAG
- the efeO gene encoding iron uptake system protein EfeO, which produces MSNRSALSIILAPMGAALLVSGCEAKVKPGQASGDIAVTATDDSCQLTANSANTGNVVFKVTNKGTKVTEFYVYGVGDRVIGEVENIGPGVTRTLIAPLSEPGSYQTSCRPGMIGNGVRKPFTVTGPSVAQADPKGLLANAASEYKRYVVSQIDALKQATAEFADKIKAGDVAGAKAVYPVARLYYERIEPIAESFQDPKNNLDLKIDMRIDDAKSGIVFTGFHRLEQDLWEGVKPDTNQIADQLVADVGELDAKVKDPGFTFTGLDIAHGAQQLLDEVAATKITGEEDRYSHTDLWDFQANIEGSQHAIAALRQVIDERKPGLGPQIDAAFAKVQQELDALRQGDGFVFYTDQTVSPQKRKAFSDSIDALSKQVSQVEAVVAG; this is translated from the coding sequence ATGAGCAACAGATCCGCCCTCTCGATCATCCTCGCCCCGATGGGCGCCGCGCTCCTGGTCTCCGGCTGCGAGGCGAAGGTCAAACCCGGCCAAGCGTCCGGGGACATCGCCGTCACCGCGACGGACGACTCCTGTCAGCTCACCGCGAACAGCGCGAACACCGGCAACGTCGTTTTCAAGGTGACGAACAAGGGGACAAAGGTCACCGAGTTCTATGTGTACGGGGTCGGCGACCGGGTCATCGGCGAAGTGGAGAACATCGGGCCCGGCGTGACCCGGACGCTCATCGCGCCGCTCAGCGAGCCGGGCTCGTACCAAACCTCCTGCCGCCCCGGCATGATCGGCAACGGCGTCCGCAAGCCTTTCACGGTGACCGGGCCGTCCGTGGCGCAGGCCGATCCGAAGGGCCTGCTCGCCAACGCCGCTTCGGAGTACAAACGGTACGTGGTGAGCCAGATCGACGCCCTCAAACAGGCGACCGCGGAGTTCGCCGACAAGATCAAGGCGGGCGACGTCGCCGGAGCCAAAGCCGTGTACCCGGTCGCCCGCCTCTACTACGAGCGGATCGAGCCCATCGCCGAATCCTTCCAGGACCCGAAGAACAACCTGGACCTGAAGATCGACATGCGGATCGACGACGCGAAGTCCGGTATCGTGTTCACGGGCTTCCACCGCCTGGAGCAGGATCTTTGGGAGGGCGTCAAACCCGACACGAACCAGATCGCCGACCAGCTCGTCGCCGATGTCGGCGAGCTGGACGCGAAGGTCAAAGACCCCGGTTTCACGTTCACCGGCCTCGACATCGCGCACGGCGCGCAACAGCTGCTCGACGAGGTCGCCGCCACCAAGATCACCGGCGAAGAGGACCGCTACTCGCACACCGACCTGTGGGACTTCCAAGCCAACATCGAAGGCTCCCAACATGCGATAGCGGCGTTGCGCCAGGTCATCGACGAGCGCAAGCCGGGCCTCGGACCGCAGATCGACGCCGCGTTCGCGAAGGTGCAGCAGGAGCTGGACGCCTTGCGCCAGGGCGACGGTTTCGTCTTCTACACCGACCAGACGGTCTCCCCGCAGAAACGCAAGGCGTTCTCCGACTCCATTGACGCGCTCTCCAAGCAAGTGAGCCAGGTGGAGGCGGTCGTCGCGGGCTAG